The DNA sequence caatttttattactaCTTTGCCTTTTTAAAGACTGGTGGCACATTTTAAGTTATCTTTCTCAGGGCTTCCCATAGGGTTTCTTTTACCACCAGTCTCTTAAAAAGACCTCAGCTAAGTATTTGTCTTCGGGTATTCAGTATACTTTTAACGTAGCTATGAGTTCATAAAAGAACCTAAGAAAAGCTTTCCGATCAGTTATATAAACAATTTTAATCGACAAATTACATGACAAGGGAATCAGAAAAGTTATTAATGACTAGCAAGCAACTTAACTTTGATTGTTTCTGGTGGTCGAATATTGTTTGTAAAAAGCCGAAAATTCATGTTGGGAGTCTTTTTTTGATAATTTGGGGTCCTTGTTCTTTGAGATTCTTATCGTtacaaatgttctttttttcactgccTTTCCGAAACACTGTTTGGCCTTGTTTTCTGCGTTAATTTTGCAGCCATCAATTGCACGAGTGATAAAACAGTGGCGTCGTTATCTTAGGTAACACAATTACTCGGTCATTGTGAGTAACTCTGTATAAAATAGCTCATAGTGCAGTAAACACCAACCGTACGTCTGATCTATCTTGGTTTATATGTCGCGTTGATGAAAGAAGTCGACCGGGGAGCTTTTCCGTGCTAGAGCATCAGTTAAAACGAAACGGAAAATCtgctgtaataataataaaaaagagagccggagaaagcaaaaacttaaaatggaataaaataattaaaaaaggggaaaaattTATGCGCTGCTCACAGTATCTCTAAGTTCATTTATACTTGAAAAAAACCATGAGGTATCTTATATGAGACGTGTCCTGTAGAAAACAGCACAAACTGTATCATTTACTTTAATCGTTTTCGTGTGGAAGTTGCCATAACAACGGAAATCCAACGTACATAGCGCAAGTTGATCTGACGCCTGGGTATTATGCTTTCGCGTCGTTTCAAGACTCGGAGGACACTTATAGAGGTTTCTTCTTTTATACTAACACGCGTCTTATCAAGGACACTTTTAGATAACTTCCTTCCCCTATTAGTCCACACGGGCTAAATACTTTGACAGTCAATGGTTCTTTTGGTCTCATAGCCTGTTCACAGACCCTCTATTTTCTCTTCAAAGTCTGTTGAGCGCGCGtgatatataaaaaaataaaaaccgCGGGGGGCTTATTGACCACAAGGTGCAAGGGGGTAGGGGTAGGGGAAGAAGAAAATGGGCGGTTGGAGGCAAGTGAAAATTACTTTTCCCAAGAAAAGCTAATCACCATTGGCTGAACGGCGATTATCCTGTCATCATCATGTCAACGACTCATCACGCTCGCGTCATGTGAGTAGAAACGTTTGTCATCTCGGGAAGCGCTAACCACGACACTTGCTAattgtaatttgcataaaaaaatacCATCGATTGTGAACTTGGGATGCAGTTATACTACAAGCTTGTGTTGACCATATCTTTTGTTTCAGAGTGTAGACTTTTGAAAGCGTGCTTGACGACTGTTTGGCACAGTTTTCAAGCAAACACGTGCTCAAAGAAGAGCAGCGCCAGGCTGTTTTGAGTTTACTGCTGCAAAAGGATGTTTTGGCGGTTCTTCCCACTAGTTTTGGagaaagtttttaaatttaccaGTTGATCGCGGCATTGAAactcaaacaaagaaaaaagaatgtGGTATTAGTTTTATCGCCATTACGAAGTATTATCAAATAGGATTAAGTTGAGGCAATGAGATAAGCTGGCGTTTCAGCAGGGGTACCCAGCATTGCTTTACGTATTTTAGTATTTAAACGGTAGATATAGGCGTATTTTTATCCCCTAAAAACTTTTCGTCTGTTCGGATTTCCTAGCTGAAAGTCTAGTGATCCGAAAATTATAAGGATAAAAACTTATCTTCTCGAAAATTTCAGCCAGGAAGAGGCTCCCGAAAATTCTAGGTGGCCGTTTTTAGGGTCAAAATCCGTTAAAAATGGGAAATTATACCATTTTGAATATGTTCGAAAATCCTAGGAGAGGCAGGCAAGCCAGAAATTTGGCAACAAATGCTCCGAAAATTCTAGATCTCAAATCGTCCTCCGAACAGATATTTTCCCGAAACTTGCCGTTGGGTGCTCCTGTTTCAGTCATTCAATTACCTTGCCGCGCAGCCATGCATGAAGTAATGCGGACAATCTTTTAAACCGAAAGCTATCATCGCCGAGCTCGCTTTATTGAAAGCTGGTTTTAATAATAGAACATTCAGCCCAGGTGCTTCTAACCTTATTACTACAAGGCGAACAAACCCTACTTGACTGATCTTCTGTTTGCGAAACGGTGAGATTAAgctttttcaacttttgttttgtaacaCCTTCACGAAGTCTCAATATTAAAAACGATTCTCTGTAGCTTTACGGGAACGGGATGATTGCCCAGTACTATCGACGTATAACCAGCGCCCACATATCCTACAATAATTCGATGGGCGAATTTATTTTGGCTCCGGACCTCTTTTAGCCGGCTTTTTCGACGTTGAAGCCGTCTGACAAGACatgctttgaaaacaaacacgCGACTCCGAGTGTCATTGCCTACTTAAGCCAATTACACGAACACTCCTTAAGACAAACAACGTTTTCGTGCAAACTTAAAGACTTTTTCTCCTACCGAATTCATAGATCTTGGTTTCCCTTTCTCCAGTGCGAGCGCGGAACTCCTCGAAGGCCTGCAATTGCGTATTAATGCTTCCTGCAACAGCATGTTTATTTCTGGAATCGCCTTCATTTCCTCAGTATCGAGTTCCTCGATCACATCCTTGCTGTCCACCAGTCCCAGACGAACAGCTCCGATAACTTTAGCTGCCACATCCATCCTTTCTCCCTCCCTGTAATTGATCCACTGCATCACTGATTTGAAGACAAAGTGCTCCGATGGAGTTCTGAGATCATCTCGACAGAGAAGAGATGATAATACATCGACATTCATGTCAGACAGAAACTCTTTCTTCTCACAAATGTCCTTGTACATTGacgccattttcttttcaaacttaaagACTTTTTCTCCTACCGAATTCATAGATCTTGGTTTCCCTTTCTCCAGTGCGAGTGCGGAACTCCTCGAAGGCCAGCAATTGCGTATTAATGCTTCCTGCAACAGCATGTTTATTTCTGGAATCGCCTTCATTTCCTCAGTATCGAGTTCCTCGATAACATCCTTGCTGTCCACCAGTCCCAAACGAACAGCTCCGATACCTTTAGCTCCCACATCCAACCTTTCTCTCTTCCTGTACTTGATCCACTGCATCACTGATTTGAAGACGAAGTTCTCCGATGGAGTTCTGAGATCATCTCGACAGAGAAGAGCTGATAATACATCGACATTCATGTCACACAGAAACTCTTTCTTCTCACAAATGTCCTTGTACATTGacgccattttcttttccgttGCATCTTTTAAATCGTTTAAACTGTGCCGATCAGCCAACATGATGACGCGGCAGTATGTCTGCACATTAAACCTCAGCGGGGTAAGGTATTTAAAGAATTGTTCCAGAACACTTGCAACTTGAAGATGATCTGCGGCAGTCAATACTTCAAAAACACTTAAATTTCAGAGATTTATCCAGAGTGCCTCATTGCGTCCTGGGGTACACTCATTCTTCTTTTGGACGCAGAGAATATTGAATGAAGGGTCcaatgtttatgcaaattcagtgccgtagcaagggtaatataagtgggggggcacgcgagcgccgaaggctcccccagaaaattttgaaatctagaggcttggaaatgctatttccagcgttctccaagagctatttgtgatttacgcatatcgcgaattatttacttcgtacactgtctcagcaaaccaatgcacattcaGAGTacaacacttgcaacgtcaattacaaaatagaaaaccgtctatatatctctgtatcttgaaaccagcaaatgtttcacctttcagagtcatcatagaaATTTCGTAGTtattctgagttgccttagaggtaaagtctatagacttcatcggcaggtcgttttttgaaaacctcCCAAAAAGGtgcttgataatatcttatgtttaacattttatacaggtctgtttttactttttaggaaaaaaaactgggggggcacgggcccccccggcccctccccttgctacggcactgaaatTACAAACTCCAGGAAAATACAGCATCACACGATACGCAAATTTGTGTTtcgtgaaaacaatttttatcaattGATTGACTCTTCAGTCACGGTCTATTTCGTTGTAAATTTTCAGACTAAAgccgaaaagccattgtgtTTTCTCATCACTTTCCGTAGTCGCTAGTGGGACTCTGTAAAGTGCGGATGCGAACGGCGGACAAttataaaataagaaagataaGAAAAGACCGAAGTTTCAGCTCCTTTAATTTACGTACAATTGCGTGCAACTTATATCCATGCGGGCTGGTTTTAATTCATAAGTGACAAGTACCAAAACATCTTGACCTAAAAGGTCGCCTCATGTCTGGGacattattgaaaacaaatttaggtttaagcctggtttccatatcgttgtatctgtcgtatctgtcgtgtctgtcaaaaTGATCAAACACAGTCACGAACCGAAAAACAGATGAATATAGAACAATATAGCACAAAACCGATAATACAGATCCTCTCCTCTGATAGCGAAAGCTCGAAGTGAATTCTAGATTATGACATGCGACATGGTTCACCAATCTTCAGAAAAGCCGAAGTGCTGCCTGGGTGGTTATACATTCCATGGTATTCCCATGCGATTCTTGCCGAAAAAAATCTTCTCGTTTACCACAGTTTAATAATAGTCATGAGAACATGGCCAACAGTTTTAAGAAGTATTTTTCATCGGTTAGAAGTTTAACAGCTCTTAAAGCCGGTCAGTTAGCCAAGGACCAAAATTGGACTCTGGATTCAAATGCCTATGAAACCTCTAACGTTTCTACGCCGGGTGAGCAGTTTGAATTTCAGCCtcgtagttactaaaagaaggaacgacctacaaccacctTAAACTACCTAAAACCAtctaaaaccacctacaaccacctacaaccatctcgaaaaattcaacaaccatctacaaccacctcaaaaacatctacaaccacccaTAAACAATCGAATACCATCTTAAACAAGCCATAAATGTCTAAAGCACGCGAGATCACAATATGTCacgcaaatgaaatttgagaagtgaacaaaaccTCGAATCTTACTCTCCAGGGTCCCCCTGTATAATCGACCAGGGGGCTAAGGCCACGAAACGAAATGCGTGATCATTCTAGTTATACTCCCGCAGTACAAAAGACTTGTAAAGAACTTTACAACCTGAAATGTcaattcataaaaaaatgaaacaaaataacaataataagaaCTTTATTATCCAAACTCGTAGTCAAAAGACTTAGGTTGAggttttgttcacttctcaaatttcatttgcgtGACATCTTGTGATCTCGCGTGCTTTAAACATTTATGGCTTGTTTAAGATGGTATTCGATTGTTTgtgggtggttgtagatgtttttgaggtggttgtagatggttgttgaatttttcgaggtggttgtagatggttgtaggtggttttagatggttttaggtggttttaggtggttgtaggtcgttccttcttttagtaactacgaTTTCAGCCTGTCTCAGAGAACGATGTGGCGAATATTATCTTAAATCTGCCTTCTAATAAAGCACCTGGCTTTGACAAAGTTCCAGCAAGAATACTTAAAGATAGCCTTCCAGCGACTTTGCAAATAATCACATCCCTGAtggagggggacattggggttTGCGGTATTGCGGTATCGGTCAATTTTTCTTACGGTATCtcggtaattttaattttaaattgcgttATTGCGGTGTTCTCCGAATCTGCGGGATGAGGTATTTCTGGCGTTTTGGTCAACGATATttgattaaaaagaaactgTTTTACACGGTTTCCGACCCTTTTCTGGTTTGATTGGTTTCTGATAGTTTGGGAAACAGTGGAAACAAGCTAAAAGATGTGGTGGTGAAAAAGTGTTGACGGCCCTACGCGACTCCTGCCATTCGCAAGCTATTCGAAAATCTATGCCTTGAAAGTTTAGCTCTTACCAAGGTGTCTTTTAATTAATGACTTTCCTTTGCGATTTGATAGTAAGGGTGCCtcctgaaatatttcttttagtcaCGGTTGATTCTTAATAAGATGCCATTTCGCCATAAGTATATTCTTGACGTTAGGTAAAGCGGGTGGTATTGTGTTACAAaaggcaatattttcttttttgtgctgTTGTCTTTGTTTGCAAGGGACCTTTTTCTATCTTTGAAGTTAACCTCGAAAAGGTGTTTCTCTAAAAATCCATTTGGGTATCCTCTGTTCTTTAGGTACGTTTTGAaactctgcatgttttttttgaaCGTCGAGTGTGACAAATTTGCTCTTAGGAGGCGCAGCGCCTCTCCTTTTATGAATCCTTTCTTTACGCCTGGTGGATGACAGGAATAAAAATTCGTGTATTGAAAggtctctgtttgtttgtaatgcGTTTGCACATCAAGGGTGGAGACTCTGTTGAATCTCTCGCCTTTGCACACTTTTGTGTCCAAGAATGCAATTTCTGAGTCTGATATTTCAGCcgtaaattttattgtatcGTGGTAGTGGTTGCCCTTGTAACAAATTCCTTGATATTGTCTTCGTTTGTGTCCCACAGACAGAAGACATCGTCAATATATCTCTTCCAAACTAGCGGTTTAATTTTGCTCTTGCTGATAAtgcctttttctattttcgccatgaaaatatttgcaaaagtcacggccattttggttcccatagCCGTTCCGTGGGTTTGTAGATAATGTCATCTATTAAAAAAGTGGAATGAATTCTCTTTAAGTATTAGGCAGAGCATTCGCCTCAAGAACTTAGTAGGGATTGGTAAATGGTTTTTATAGAAGTCTTAGTATGCTTTGCATACAGTCGTGATCCCTTCTTCTTGAGGAATGTTTGTGTATAAGCTAGTAACGTCCAACAAATTCGAAACAGTTGTAAATTTATAGTATTTCTCAGGGGTTCggaatcattatttttgttcacaTTTTTGAAGCTCTTCGCGACGCTATTTACCACTTTGACAAGCCTCCACCAtcattgaaactgaaaacgaAGGCTATTTACTGCTGAGTGTGTTTGGTATTTATTTGagcaaaatggccaaagttGTCAAAAATTAACCGGCTGCAGAAAATCCTCAGAAAGGAAATGCGCCGAAGTGGATATAAAAAAGGGATGGTTCCTGTGGCTCGGTCCAGAGGAACCTTTTCGTCAACAAGTTTTCAAGGGAGAACTGAGAAAAGGAACACTTACTCTTTGGAACGCTTTGCACATAGCAGCTGTTACTTTGCTTCCATTCAATTTAGGGATCATTCATATTTTATCTAGAGGGTGGGCTATTatgatttcctttttcttcgtttcattttttgaaagccCCCCTTATCATCTCATGGTTTTTTTCTGACCCCCCTCAAGAGACATTGATTtctcaaaggaaaatatcataGAAGACGCGAATGATCTTCATTAAACCACTGCATAACAACTGGTCATGCTGTATCATCTAGCAAGTCATCTTTCAAGTCTTGGAGAGCGTGAGAGTGAGGAGAGCAAGTGTGACGAGAGTGAGAATGAGGAGAGCGAGAGTGGGGAGGGTGACGAGAGTGAGTTTGAGCCATTCACAAAGAGACCTTCTAACACAAGAAGTGGGCGTCATGCATCAAGTTTCATATCAACATCTTCCcgaaatgaaattaaaggcAGGAATTATTAGAGCGTCCAACagcatattttcatttccttttctttttcaggaaaaaaatggttGGCTCCCCCTATGCTCGATGTCATTTTCGTTGGAAATTTTCCACAACCCCCCTAAATCATAGTGGGGAAAGAGAGTGCCCCCCCCCCTCAAAATCATCATCCTTCAAAATCACCCCCTTTAggtaaattatgaatgctcccttacGATTAGACATTTTGTCTTGTTTCCGATTCTGGCGGGATCGCGAACTCGCCCTATTCAATTTTAACCTTTTAATTCTTTTCTCCGTGCACCACTACaaatctgttttctttttattattgctatggtaaaaacaataattatttggtgTCGTTCCCAGTCACTCGCATTCACTACTGAAATTAAGGGAGCCCTCCCATTCCGTTTCTGTTTTCCTAAACATATATGTTTCATGATCAGTTATCCAGGCTCGAGtttctcgaagcatggttagcgctaaccattgggttagaagtatcgaaacctagACGTTATCGAAACCTACacctatggtagttaacgccggttagcgctaaccattctTCGAGAAATTCAGGCCTGGTTGTGAATTACTGGCTCCCATATTTACATTCTCCACAACCTAGAAGGGTGGCAAAAAATCACACCTCACACGGGGCTCGTTCAAGTGCGGGAGGGAAAAACTCAAGAGCATTTCATTAAAGTAATAAACGGTGATATTTATTTCTTCTAGATCTTGGCAGACGTGTTAGATTTGGAAAAGGAATAAACATTGAAGCCATCTTTCACAAGGGTACAGAACGACATGATTATTTCTCAGAGAATGTGAGGTTGTTCCAGCCAAGTTTAAAACATGATATCGTGGGAAATTTGTAAGTTTTAACTTTCTTACTTGCATTTGTCAGCTAATTCATGCAACTCAATAAAACAAGTTACATTAAAGGGaagaatttaaaacaattttcaggTGCTGGACACCATCATCAGTGAAGAGCTTTGCAAACTGTGAGATGCAGACCATTCCAGTCAGGGTGGACACACTCCAAAGGCAAACAATAGCATCAACATGCACGGAAGGCCCTCAGTACAATCAGATACTCACCCCACCCCTAGCCAGTGGTAGAGTTCACAGCCAAACCTTGGCTACAGTGCAATACAACAAATGTATACAGCCAACACCCTGTCCATCGCCATCCCTGTGCCAATTCCATCTCCTCAACACACCATCCCGTCCCCCCTATCCTGGTCGTCAAGTTGTGAAGTACACCACAGCTCATGGCAGTCCACACACATCCAATTGTGCCTTTTGGAGCTCAGGCTGTAGCATTTTAGTCTCAGTTTCATCCAACAGCCCCAAGATTCACTGGAGGCTTCCCACAGATGCCCAAATGATGTGAGGACAAAGGGGCCACCTCATCGGGCTCAAGAGGACCATTTCATTCTTCAAGGAAAGATACACATTGAATTTCACATAAGGTTAGTTATTGGCTTTTTTTTCACATGCTTTCTGATTCCTCCTGGACACCAGTCTGTGCTTAAGCTCTGTGAACTAAGATTGGTCAATTGGGTGGAAGGCTTAAGAAAAGAGTACATCACTGAAATAAAT is a window from the Acropora palmata chromosome 1, jaAcrPala1.3, whole genome shotgun sequence genome containing:
- the LOC141893797 gene encoding kelch-like protein 17, translating into MLADRHSLNDLKDATEKKMASMYKDICEKKEFLCDMNVDVLSALLCRDDLRTPSENFVFKSVMQWIKYRKRERLDVGAKGIGAVRLGLVDSKDVIEELDTEEMKAIPEINMLLQEALIRNCWPSRSSALALEKGKPRSMNSVGEKVFKFEKKMASMYKDICEKKEFLSDMNVDVLSSLLCRDDLRTPSEHFVFKSVMQWINYREGERMDVAAKVIGAVRLGLVDSKDVIEELDTEEMKAIPEINMLLQEALIRNCRPSRSSALALEKGKPRSMNSQTIKVCKFSFQRG